The Amycolatopsis sp. DG1A-15b genome window below encodes:
- a CDS encoding aldo/keto reductase, giving the protein MAVARRAVELGVTLIDTAHLYGGGANEELLAEALHPYPGELLITTKVGVARTGPGGEWRLDARPEILRDQVDQALRRLRVERIELLQLHRVDPETPLADQLGTLRELQSAGKIGLLGLSEVTVDELARARELVEIVSVQNRYSVLDREHEPVLRACAAAGIAFLPWRPVAPAAAGGAEIAAVAGEVGATSAQVALAWLLARSPVVLPIPGTGRITHLEENVAAAGLALTPEHLRRLDALGQLSGVVKERVVGD; this is encoded by the coding sequence ATCGCCGTCGCCCGGCGGGCCGTCGAGCTCGGTGTCACGCTCATCGACACCGCGCACCTCTACGGCGGCGGAGCCAACGAGGAACTGCTCGCCGAGGCCCTGCACCCCTATCCCGGCGAGCTGCTGATCACCACCAAGGTCGGCGTCGCGCGAACCGGGCCCGGCGGCGAGTGGCGGCTCGACGCCCGGCCCGAAATCCTGCGCGACCAGGTCGACCAGGCCCTGCGCCGGCTCCGCGTGGAGCGGATCGAGCTGCTGCAGCTGCACCGCGTCGACCCGGAAACGCCGTTGGCCGATCAGCTCGGCACGCTCCGCGAGCTGCAGTCCGCGGGGAAGATCGGCCTGCTCGGGCTGTCCGAAGTGACTGTCGACGAGCTCGCTCGGGCCCGTGAACTCGTCGAGATCGTCAGCGTCCAGAACCGCTACAGCGTGCTCGACCGTGAGCACGAGCCGGTCCTGCGGGCCTGTGCGGCGGCGGGAATCGCCTTCCTGCCTTGGCGGCCGGTGGCACCGGCCGCGGCAGGCGGAGCGGAGATCGCCGCTGTCGCGGGCGAGGTGGGTGCCACCTCCGCCCAGGTCGCCCTCGCGTGGTTGCTGGCCCGATCACCAGTGGTCCTACCGATTCCGGGCACCGGCCGGATCACGCACCTGGAGGAGAACGTCGCCGCCGCGGGGCTCGCGCTGACCCCTGAGCACCTGCGCCGCCTCGATGCGCTCGGTCAGCTCTCTGGAGTTGTCAAAGAACGCGTCGTGGGAGACTGA
- a CDS encoding molybdenum cofactor biosynthesis protein B codes for MERSAQRLGRALVVIVDDRVAHGEHEDTTGPLVTELLEEAGFIVDGVVVVEAETAGIRNALNTAVIGGADLVITVGGTGVLPRDRTPDATAGVLDRPIPGISEAIRASGLAAGAVDAGISRGLAGVSGSTLVVNLAGSRSAVRDGMATLTSLVPHVIDELSGLEEV; via the coding sequence ATGGAACGGAGTGCACAACGGCTGGGCCGGGCCCTCGTGGTCATCGTGGACGATCGCGTGGCGCACGGCGAGCACGAGGACACCACTGGCCCGCTGGTCACGGAGCTGCTCGAAGAAGCGGGCTTCATCGTCGACGGTGTCGTGGTCGTCGAGGCCGAGACCGCGGGTATCCGCAACGCGCTCAACACCGCCGTGATCGGCGGCGCCGACCTGGTGATCACCGTCGGCGGCACCGGCGTGCTGCCGCGCGACCGGACTCCGGACGCCACCGCCGGTGTGCTCGACCGGCCCATCCCGGGCATCAGCGAGGCCATCCGCGCGTCCGGGCTGGCCGCCGGCGCCGTCGACGCCGGGATCTCCCGCGGGCTCGCCGGAGTGTCGGGCAGCACGCTCGTGGTCAACCTGGCCGGGTCGCGGTCCGCGGTCCGCGACGGGATGGCCACGCTGACCTCGCTCGTTCCCCACGTCATCGACGAGCTCTCGGGCCTCGAAGAGGTGTGA
- a CDS encoding NAD-dependent epimerase/dehydratase family protein, producing the protein MRVLVTGGAGFIGSHIADLLADGGDEVVVLDNLLPTAHGSGFPPPYTGRHRFLRGDVTDTEIVAELLDGVDAVCHQAAVVGHGIDPSDAPSYALHNDYGTAVLLAGMHAAGVRKLVLASSMVVYGEGRYACSAHGVVAPSPRRRSDVDAGRFEPRCPSCEAELSWQLVPEDAPLNPRSTYAATKLAQEHLAGAWARQTGGTVWAMRYHNVYGPRMPQNTPYAGVASLFRSSLVRGEAPRVLEDGRQQRDFIHVHDVARANVLALRTEGPAAEITPLNICSGTPHTVGDLAEELARACDGPAPQVIGGARPADVRHVVADPARARELLGFTAEIGFEAGIADFATAELRAPSRFRP; encoded by the coding sequence GTGCGCGTACTGGTCACCGGCGGAGCCGGGTTCATCGGGTCCCACATCGCCGACCTCCTGGCCGACGGCGGTGACGAGGTCGTGGTGCTGGACAACCTCCTCCCCACGGCTCACGGCTCCGGCTTCCCGCCGCCCTACACCGGCAGGCACCGGTTCCTGCGCGGCGACGTCACCGACACCGAGATCGTCGCGGAGCTGCTGGACGGCGTCGACGCGGTCTGCCACCAAGCGGCGGTGGTGGGCCACGGGATCGACCCGTCGGACGCACCGTCGTACGCCTTGCACAACGACTACGGCACGGCGGTGCTGCTGGCCGGAATGCACGCGGCCGGCGTCCGGAAGCTGGTGCTGGCCTCGTCGATGGTCGTCTACGGCGAAGGCCGCTACGCATGCTCGGCTCACGGCGTGGTGGCGCCTTCGCCGCGCCGCCGGTCCGATGTGGACGCCGGCCGGTTCGAGCCACGCTGCCCGTCGTGCGAAGCGGAGCTGAGCTGGCAGCTGGTGCCCGAGGACGCGCCGCTGAACCCCCGCAGCACGTACGCGGCAACGAAGCTGGCCCAGGAACACCTGGCCGGTGCGTGGGCCCGGCAGACTGGCGGCACGGTGTGGGCGATGCGCTACCACAACGTTTACGGCCCGCGGATGCCCCAGAACACCCCGTACGCGGGAGTCGCATCACTCTTCCGCTCGTCCTTGGTCCGCGGCGAGGCGCCCCGAGTTCTGGAAGACGGCCGCCAGCAGCGCGACTTCATCCACGTCCACGACGTGGCGAGGGCGAACGTCCTGGCCCTGCGCACGGAAGGCCCGGCAGCCGAAATAACCCCGCTGAACATCTGTTCCGGCACCCCGCACACGGTGGGCGACCTGGCGGAGGAGCTGGCGCGGGCTTGCGACGGCCCGGCACCCCAGGTGATCGGCGGCGCGCGTCCCGCCGACGTCCGGCACGTCGTCGCCGATCCGGCCCGCGCCCGCGAACTACTGGGCTTCACGGCGGAAATCGGCTTCGAAGCGGGAATCGCCGATTTCGCGACGGCGGAACTGCGCGCCCCGTCGAGGTTCAGGCCGTGA
- a CDS encoding nuclear transport factor 2 family protein, whose product MTMTSNLISRYVAVWNEPDAAARRSTVARLWAEDGVQYTETAEHRGHDALEARVTGAYDRFVATGEFVFTAADDVVTHHDAVTFTTHMVPATGGAPVWSGTIFLLLDEDGRIRHDHQFTGAEASTRAAVTEFLARLAGGDPDRIAELFADGVDWQLDWPAAGHPAVPWIRERSTRAGVADHFRQLNEFHGERGGVISSVLVDGRDAVVLGEIRQTVKATGLAYSARCALHLTVDSGVITRYHVYEDSLAVARAFTA is encoded by the coding sequence ATGACCATGACCTCGAACTTGATCAGCCGCTACGTGGCGGTGTGGAACGAGCCGGACGCCGCCGCGCGGCGCAGCACTGTCGCGCGACTGTGGGCCGAAGACGGCGTGCAGTACACCGAAACCGCCGAGCACCGGGGACACGACGCGCTCGAGGCCCGGGTCACCGGCGCGTACGACCGGTTCGTCGCGACCGGGGAATTCGTCTTCACCGCGGCGGACGACGTCGTGACCCACCACGACGCAGTCACGTTCACCACCCACATGGTTCCGGCGACGGGTGGCGCCCCGGTGTGGAGCGGCACAATCTTCCTCCTGCTCGACGAGGACGGCCGGATCCGGCACGACCACCAGTTCACCGGTGCGGAGGCGAGTACCCGGGCGGCCGTGACCGAGTTTCTCGCCCGCCTGGCCGGGGGAGATCCGGACCGGATCGCCGAACTGTTCGCGGACGGAGTCGACTGGCAGCTCGACTGGCCCGCGGCGGGGCACCCGGCAGTGCCGTGGATCCGGGAGCGGTCGACGCGCGCCGGCGTCGCCGACCACTTCCGCCAGCTGAACGAGTTCCACGGGGAGCGCGGTGGAGTGATCTCGAGCGTCCTGGTCGACGGCCGGGACGCGGTGGTGCTGGGAGAGATCCGCCAGACGGTGAAGGCCACCGGCCTGGCCTACAGCGCCCGCTGCGCCCTGCACCTCACCGTCGACAGTGGCGTGATCACCCGCTACCACGTCTACGAGGACAGCCTCGCCGTCGCGCGGGCGTTCACGGCCTGA
- a CDS encoding YafY family protein has product MRATRLVSLLLLLQTRERMTARELADALEVSVRTIYRDVESLGAAGVPVYGEPGHEGGYRLLDGYRTRLTGLTADEAEALFLTGLPSAAAQLGLTAATTAAQLKLMAALPAELRDRADRAAGRFHVDLPSWYLRAERTPHLTPISEATRGQHALRIRYLRWVQPHEISRTVQPHGLVLKAGNWYLVARGAEQFRTYRISRDPRGGCPPRAVRTSRRVRPGEPLGELPRPLRPAPLPGHRGPPGLPSWPGPATRAARTGRRRGPEDQGRAGPGGVDRTRDPPSNRSRPRCPNCSSSAPTSMSSHRKRCERK; this is encoded by the coding sequence ATGCGTGCGACCCGTCTGGTGTCCCTGCTGTTGCTGCTGCAGACCAGGGAGCGCATGACCGCGCGGGAACTGGCGGACGCCTTGGAGGTGTCGGTCCGGACGATCTACCGGGACGTCGAGTCACTCGGCGCCGCGGGCGTGCCCGTGTACGGCGAACCAGGTCACGAAGGTGGCTACCGGCTGCTCGACGGCTACCGCACCCGGCTGACCGGCCTCACCGCGGACGAGGCCGAGGCGCTGTTCCTCACCGGGCTCCCGTCCGCGGCCGCCCAGCTGGGCCTGACGGCCGCGACGACCGCCGCGCAGCTCAAGCTCATGGCGGCGTTGCCCGCCGAGCTGCGCGACCGCGCCGACCGTGCCGCCGGCCGGTTCCACGTCGACCTCCCGTCGTGGTACCTCCGCGCCGAGCGAACTCCGCACCTGACTCCGATTTCGGAGGCCACTCGTGGCCAGCACGCCCTGCGGATCCGCTACCTGCGCTGGGTGCAGCCGCACGAGATCAGCCGGACCGTGCAGCCCCACGGACTGGTCCTGAAAGCGGGCAACTGGTACCTCGTGGCTCGCGGCGCCGAGCAGTTCCGGACCTACCGGATCTCCCGGGATCCTCGAGGTGGATGTCCTCCCCGAGCGGTTCGAACGAGCCGAAGGGTTCGACCTGGCGAGCCACTGGGAGAGCTACCTCGACCACTTCGACCGGCGCCGCTACCGGGACACCGCGGTCCTCCGGGTCTCCCGTCGTGGCCTGGACCGGCTACCCGAGCTGCTCGAACCGGCCGTCGTCGCGGCCCGGAAGACCAGGGCAGGGCCGGACCCGGCGGGGTGGACCGAACTCGAGATCCCCCATCGAATCGGTCGAGGCCGCGCTGCCCGAACTGCTCAAGTTCGGCGCCGACGTCGATGTCGTCGCACCGGAAGCGTTGCGAGCGGAAGTAG
- a CDS encoding HAMP domain-containing sensor histidine kinase → MIGSGESVSEMLTHLWHILPFALLFSLPVAALGGVALYVLRRGSLATTLTVLVLIPVLATLVGVLGISGFMFTPALTTMLLVCLLVALVTVPAAIILGRAIARRSVWEREARERERAAEASRRELVAWISHDLRSPLAGIQAMAEALADGVVSERDEVADYAQRISGETRRLSAMVGDLFELSRITAGALELTMSAVPLRDVVSDAVAAQAPVAHRKRVRVLARASTWPVVTGSDPELARIVRNLVSNAIRHTPPDGTVAVQIGVDGDEALLAVDDSCGGIPDDEINRVFDVAFRGTQARTPERGGTTSGGGLGLAIAKGLVEAHRGRIGVHNHGPGCRFEVRLPLAMP, encoded by the coding sequence GTGATCGGTTCGGGCGAGTCCGTCTCGGAGATGCTGACGCACCTCTGGCACATCCTGCCGTTCGCACTGCTGTTCTCGCTGCCGGTCGCGGCACTGGGCGGCGTGGCGTTGTACGTCCTGCGCCGCGGTTCGCTGGCCACCACGCTCACGGTGCTGGTGCTGATCCCGGTGCTCGCCACGCTGGTCGGCGTCCTGGGGATCAGCGGGTTCATGTTCACCCCGGCGCTGACCACGATGCTCCTGGTCTGCCTGCTCGTCGCGCTGGTCACCGTGCCCGCGGCGATCATCCTCGGCCGGGCCATCGCACGCCGCAGCGTGTGGGAACGCGAGGCACGCGAGCGGGAACGCGCCGCCGAGGCCTCGCGGCGCGAACTGGTGGCCTGGATCAGCCACGACCTGCGCAGCCCGCTGGCCGGGATCCAGGCGATGGCCGAGGCGCTGGCCGACGGCGTGGTGTCCGAACGCGACGAGGTCGCCGACTACGCCCAGCGGATCAGCGGCGAGACCCGGCGGCTGTCCGCGATGGTCGGCGACCTGTTCGAGCTTTCGCGGATCACCGCGGGGGCCCTGGAGCTCACGATGTCGGCGGTGCCGTTGCGGGACGTCGTGAGCGACGCCGTGGCCGCCCAGGCGCCGGTGGCCCACCGGAAGCGGGTCCGGGTCCTCGCCAGGGCGTCGACCTGGCCGGTGGTGACCGGCAGCGACCCGGAACTGGCCCGGATCGTGCGGAACCTGGTGTCCAACGCGATTCGGCACACCCCGCCCGACGGGACGGTGGCGGTGCAGATCGGCGTCGACGGCGACGAGGCGCTGCTCGCCGTGGACGACTCCTGCGGTGGCATCCCGGACGACGAGATCAACCGCGTCTTCGACGTCGCTTTCCGCGGGACGCAGGCGCGGACGCCCGAGCGCGGCGGGACGACCAGCGGCGGCGGGCTCGGCCTGGCCATTGCGAAGGGGCTGGTCGAGGCGCACCGGGGGCGAATCGGGGTGCACAACCACGGACCGGGGTGCCGGTTCGAGGTGCGCCTGCCGCTGGCGATGCCCTAG
- a CDS encoding response regulator transcription factor codes for MSDQAGRVLVVDDDETVRDVVRRYLEVAGFTVDMAGNGAEGLTKFAAHEPDLVVLDVMMPGINGLEVCKRLRQVSQVPIVMLTALGEEENRIAGLQLGADDYVTKPFSPKELALRVASVLRRARMPRPEPAAAVLADGDLRLQMNARTATLRGRELPLTTREFDLLAFFLAHPGVAYSRADLLEKVWSWDFGDQSTVTVHVRRLREKIERDPAKPTRVATVWGVGYRYDREQP; via the coding sequence ATGAGCGATCAGGCCGGACGGGTGCTCGTGGTCGACGACGACGAGACGGTCCGCGACGTCGTCCGCCGCTACCTCGAGGTGGCCGGGTTCACCGTGGACATGGCCGGCAACGGCGCCGAGGGGCTGACGAAGTTCGCCGCCCACGAGCCCGACCTCGTCGTCCTCGACGTCATGATGCCCGGGATCAACGGCCTGGAGGTGTGCAAGCGGCTGCGCCAGGTCAGCCAGGTGCCGATCGTCATGCTCACCGCCCTCGGCGAGGAGGAGAACCGCATCGCCGGCCTCCAGCTCGGCGCCGACGACTACGTGACGAAACCGTTCAGCCCCAAGGAACTCGCCCTCCGTGTGGCCTCGGTGCTGCGCCGCGCCCGGATGCCCCGCCCGGAGCCGGCCGCCGCCGTGCTCGCGGACGGCGACCTGCGCCTGCAGATGAATGCGCGCACCGCGACCCTCCGCGGCCGCGAACTGCCGTTGACCACCCGGGAGTTCGACCTGCTGGCGTTCTTCCTCGCCCACCCCGGCGTGGCGTACTCGCGCGCGGACCTGCTCGAAAAGGTGTGGAGCTGGGACTTCGGCGATCAGTCCACTGTGACCGTCCACGTGCGACGGCTGCGCGAGAAGATCGAACGTGACCCGGCCAAGCCGACCCGGGTGGCGACGGTGTGGGGTGTCGGCTACCGCTACGACCGGGAGCAGCCGTGA
- a CDS encoding glycosyltransferase family 2 protein yields MDVVLPCLDEAGALPAVLAGLPPGYRAIVVDNGSADGSPEVAASLGAKVVHEPRRGYGAAVHAGLEAATADIVCFADADGSLDLADLPRLVTAVVHGADLAVGRRVPTGPGVWPWHARMGNVVLATLLRSRGLPVRDIAPLRAADRLALLRLDVADRAFGYPLELLIKAQRAGWRVREFDVRYGERAKGTKSKVSGSVRGTLRAVRDFGRVLAR; encoded by the coding sequence GTGGACGTCGTCCTCCCCTGCCTCGACGAAGCGGGTGCCCTTCCCGCCGTACTGGCCGGCCTGCCGCCGGGCTACCGCGCGATCGTGGTCGACAACGGCTCGGCCGACGGCTCGCCGGAAGTGGCGGCCTCGCTCGGCGCGAAGGTCGTCCACGAGCCGCGCCGCGGCTACGGCGCGGCCGTGCACGCGGGGCTGGAAGCCGCCACCGCGGACATCGTGTGCTTCGCCGACGCCGACGGGTCCCTGGACCTCGCCGACCTGCCGCGCCTGGTGACCGCGGTCGTACACGGCGCGGACCTGGCCGTCGGACGCCGGGTGCCGACCGGTCCCGGGGTGTGGCCGTGGCACGCGCGGATGGGCAATGTCGTGCTGGCGACGCTGTTGCGCAGCCGCGGGCTGCCGGTGCGGGACATCGCGCCCCTGCGCGCCGCGGACCGGCTCGCCCTGCTCCGTCTCGACGTCGCCGACCGGGCGTTCGGCTACCCCCTGGAGCTGCTGATCAAGGCCCAGCGCGCCGGGTGGCGGGTCCGGGAGTTCGACGTCCGCTACGGCGAGCGCGCCAAAGGGACGAAGTCGAAGGTGTCCGGGTCGGTGCGGGGGACGCTGCGTGCGGTCCGCGACTTCGGGCGGGTGCTGGCCCGATGA
- a CDS encoding DUF2064 domain-containing protein yields the protein MTRPFILLVVAKAPVPGLAKTRLCPPATPAQAAEIAAAALLDTLEAVCAVPGAEPVVAMTGDLGAAARPIEIGMALRHVTTIPQRGPDFGARLANAHADAAEVHAGLPVLQIGMDTPQVTPESLAAAAAPVLHGGHDSVLGPAADGGWWALGLAEPRHAQALADVPMSREDTGERTLRALTACGLRPRRAAQLSDVDTMADARSVAAACPGGRFARAVAAVGGRAVA from the coding sequence ATGACCCGTCCGTTCATCCTGCTGGTCGTGGCCAAGGCGCCCGTTCCGGGGCTGGCCAAGACCCGGCTGTGCCCGCCCGCCACGCCGGCTCAGGCGGCCGAGATCGCCGCGGCCGCGTTGCTCGACACGCTCGAGGCCGTCTGCGCGGTGCCCGGCGCCGAGCCCGTCGTCGCGATGACCGGCGATCTCGGTGCGGCCGCCCGGCCCATCGAAATCGGCATGGCGCTGCGCCACGTCACCACGATCCCGCAGCGTGGCCCCGATTTCGGTGCCCGGCTGGCGAACGCCCACGCGGACGCCGCCGAGGTGCACGCCGGTCTGCCGGTCCTCCAGATCGGCATGGACACCCCGCAGGTCACGCCGGAGTCGCTCGCCGCCGCAGCGGCACCGGTCCTGCACGGCGGCCACGACTCGGTGCTCGGGCCGGCCGCGGACGGCGGCTGGTGGGCGCTGGGCCTCGCCGAGCCGCGGCACGCACAGGCCCTCGCGGACGTCCCGATGTCCCGCGAAGACACCGGCGAACGCACACTGCGCGCCCTCACCGCGTGCGGGCTGCGGCCGCGGCGCGCCGCCCAGCTGTCCGATGTGGACACGATGGCCGATGCCCGCTCGGTGGCGGCGGCGTGCCCGGGTGGCCGGTTCGCCCGCGCCGTCGCGGCGGTCGGCGGACGGGCGGTGGCGTGA
- a CDS encoding class I SAM-dependent methyltransferase — translation MTAPVSTGHEFDRGLLGHQCWLELANGERIELAVERWAEPSEGDDVLLDACSGPTIDLGCGPGRLTAALAGRGVVALGVDSSRTAVGLTRRRGGSALQRNLFDRLPGEGRWRHALLADGNIGIGGDPATLLRRTARLIAPGGDVLVELEPPGRGLRHERVRLRPGHADVAWFTWAWVGVDAIAEVAARAGLRVDWTTRHGHRWFARLERS, via the coding sequence ATGACCGCCCCGGTGAGCACCGGCCACGAGTTCGACCGCGGCCTGCTCGGCCACCAGTGCTGGCTCGAGCTGGCCAACGGCGAGCGGATCGAGCTGGCCGTCGAACGCTGGGCGGAACCGTCCGAGGGCGACGACGTCCTGCTCGACGCGTGCTCCGGCCCGACGATCGACCTCGGGTGCGGGCCCGGCAGGCTCACCGCGGCGCTGGCCGGGCGCGGAGTCGTCGCGCTGGGCGTGGACAGCTCGCGCACGGCCGTCGGGCTGACCCGGCGCCGCGGCGGAAGTGCGTTGCAGCGCAACCTCTTCGACCGCCTGCCCGGCGAAGGGCGGTGGCGGCACGCCCTGCTTGCGGACGGCAACATCGGCATCGGCGGCGACCCGGCCACGCTGCTGCGGCGCACGGCACGCCTGATCGCCCCCGGCGGTGACGTCCTCGTCGAGCTGGAGCCGCCCGGTCGGGGCCTGCGGCACGAGCGCGTCCGGCTCCGGCCCGGCCACGCCGACGTCGCCTGGTTCACCTGGGCCTGGGTCGGGGTCGACGCGATCGCCGAGGTCGCCGCGCGCGCCGGGTTGCGCGTCGACTGGACCACCCGGCACGGGCACCGCTGGTTCGCGCGATTGGAGCGGTCGTGA
- a CDS encoding molybdopterin-dependent oxidoreductase, whose protein sequence is MKLPIPAEEQFRAPAHHERVTSKIGLALAITFTTCFVTGLISHLIQHPPGWFSWPSRPVGLYRVTQGLHVISGVASIPLLLAKLWSVYPKLFGRPLVRSLPHALERLSILVLSGAAFFELTTGLLNVAQNYPWGFYFPQVHYAVAWLAIGSILVHVAVKLPIIRRALSRATVTEAPAEGLSRRGFLVTTGLATGVAVVATAGATVPFLRGVSALSWRTGTGTQDLPVNRTAAAAGVTWSPAWRLSVVTPRGTAKFSLDELRALPQTTAELPIACVEGWSQSATWRGISLPTLLKAAGAVPGTAVRVSSSERGGLYGVSVLPGEHTADDLTLLALELNGEVLAPDHGFPCRIIAPNRPGVLQTKWVTKLEAL, encoded by the coding sequence GTGAAGCTCCCGATTCCGGCCGAAGAGCAGTTCCGGGCCCCGGCGCACCACGAACGCGTGACGTCGAAGATCGGCCTGGCGCTCGCGATCACGTTCACGACGTGCTTCGTGACGGGGCTGATCAGCCACCTGATCCAGCACCCGCCGGGGTGGTTCTCCTGGCCCAGCCGTCCGGTCGGGCTCTACCGCGTCACCCAGGGTCTGCACGTGATCTCCGGCGTGGCGTCGATCCCGTTGCTGCTGGCGAAACTGTGGAGCGTCTACCCGAAGCTGTTCGGCCGGCCGCTCGTCCGCTCGCTGCCGCACGCCCTGGAGCGGCTGTCGATCCTGGTGCTGTCCGGTGCGGCGTTCTTCGAGCTGACGACCGGACTGCTGAACGTCGCGCAGAACTACCCGTGGGGCTTTTACTTCCCCCAGGTGCACTACGCGGTCGCGTGGCTGGCGATCGGCTCGATCCTGGTGCACGTCGCGGTGAAGCTGCCGATCATCCGCCGCGCACTGAGCCGGGCCACCGTGACGGAGGCGCCGGCCGAGGGGCTGTCCCGGCGGGGTTTCCTGGTGACCACCGGGCTGGCGACCGGTGTCGCGGTCGTGGCCACCGCGGGCGCGACGGTGCCGTTCCTGCGCGGCGTCTCCGCCCTTTCCTGGCGGACCGGTACGGGCACGCAGGACCTCCCGGTGAACCGCACGGCGGCGGCCGCGGGTGTCACGTGGTCGCCGGCCTGGCGGCTCTCGGTGGTGACCCCGCGCGGCACGGCGAAGTTCTCGCTCGACGAGCTGCGCGCCCTGCCGCAAACGACGGCGGAGCTCCCGATCGCGTGTGTGGAGGGCTGGAGCCAGTCGGCCACCTGGCGGGGGATCTCCCTGCCCACGCTCCTGAAAGCCGCCGGCGCGGTACCGGGCACGGCGGTCCGGGTGTCCTCTTCGGAGCGTGGCGGGCTGTACGGCGTCAGCGTGCTCCCCGGCGAACACACGGCCGACGACCTGACGTTGCTGGCCTTGGAGCTGAACGGCGAGGTCCTCGCCCCCGACCACGGCTTCCCCTGCCGGATCATCGCCCCGAACCGCCCTGGCGTGCTGCAGACGAAGTGGGTCACGAAGCTGGAGGCGCTGTGA